The genome window CTTCACAGTATGTCACATTTACACAATTTTTGTTTGCAGTTTTCTAACAATGTAACACTActattattgcattttttatattttatgctgGCTGATTACATTGTTTGATATTGCATGATCCACCTGGCAACTCTGTGAGACAGGCTGgctattaataaaataaataaatgtccaatTCTTTTATCAATGGCAAAAGAACAGACATTGCTTGACTCAAGAAGGGAGGACACTGAAAACTTCTTTTTCTGGAATAGCTATTAAAACCTGTTAAATCTGCTTCCGTGGATTTATCAACAGTTTCCCTGGCTTGAGTCCTGCACACACAGAGAACACTGAAACTGCATTTTCCCCTGCAGTCAGAAAGAAAGCGTGATGTCAAAAGAATGTAAAACTACATCATTAAATTTTGCATCAGTGGGTACATTGGACTTGggcaatgttctttttttaaaggaataaaaaTCCAAGTGGATACATTGTTAGTGTCACAAGTCAAATGATAGTGAAAAGGTGGAAGAGTGACTTCCACAGTAGATGAATTCTATGTGCCTGTTTTAATGGCTCTTATTCTTTACCTCAGGTATTTGACTAGCCAAACCAGACTAATATGTGCTTTAAAGAAGTGTTTttatggcgtagtggctaagagcagtggctaagagcaggtgccctctgatctggaggaaccgggtttgattcccagctctgccgcctgagctgtggaggcttatctggggaattcagattaggttgtgcactcccacacacgccagctgggtgaccttgggctagtcacagttctacagagctctctcagttccacctacctcacagggtgtttgttgtgagggggggaagggcaaggagattgtaagcccctttgagtctcctacaggagagaaagggggatataaatccaaactcttcttcttcttttcttcaaagagcaggtgttcttttttttaaaaaaaaactatgtttCTGATTAGAGTTGGTGCAGGCTGTCCTGATACCTACTGTTCAAATGGGTTCAAGGCTGAGGTTTCTTAACCTCTCTGTGTCATAAAGGCCTCCTTGGCCAGAGGTTTCATAACCTTTCTGCTTTTAGTGTCTGTCTTGATCTTAAAGCTAGCCAAACAACTGGCAATTTGATattaaacatacatacataagccttcattggcataaaatacaaaaaataaataaacagaaaacagttacagcagaaataaaagtaaaatgagtaaaaaaattaacaattcaTAATTTCAAGAAGAAAATTAACAACTGTTTCACAGAATGATACCTCAGGATTGTTCAATATGGAATTTTGTAACAATCTGGTAAATGTAGGCAGTACAATAGGACAGAATCATTGAATTTCAGCCTGATTTTATCATATTTGGAACACTCCAATACAGAGGGGATAAGTGTTTCAATAGAGGCCGTATTACAGGAGCAGAATCGTTCGAAATGTTCTACATTCTTATATCTCTCCTCCAATAGAGCTGAAAGCAATACattaatattaaacaaaataaaacaataataataatgatctcCAAATACTCTATGAAAATCTGGAGCCACCTCAAAGCAGTTTTCCCACACTAGTTTTAGATGGCATGCCGTGGgcaaggagggggggagaagacCGAGAATTAAACAACACACTCACACCAGTGTACAATTTTAAGTATTTTTCAAGCTTTCAAATTGTCACATGGGTTGCTCCCACTCTGTAGTAAAACTGACATAGCCATTTAGCATTAGGAGGAACGGAATCTTCCTTTTATCTTCCTTCACAGAATACGAGATTTCTTCATGACTATGTGCCCATTTCCCAGTTCTTCGTTATGAAGATTTGAGCGGAAAGATTTCAATTGATCTTGGATCTCCGACAGAACAGCAATCTTCTGGGCCAGCACAGACTCAAACTGTGCTGCGTAAAAATCCATGTCGTACTCTATTTTTTCAGCCATATGAAGGAATGCTTTCAGCCACTGGAGAGACTCCTTGCGATCCTCCACTAGTATTCTCTCATCAacccccttccttttcttctggtctTTTGATCTTCTAACAAACGTAAGCGACTGTGGAGAGACCTGGCCCTCTTTCTGAACACAAAACACTTTGAACTCGTCTGTCTCGGGCAAGCTTTCAATGGGCCATGGCTTTGCCAAGTCATCAAGCTGGCAGACTGATCTGGGCACAATACGATGAAATTGCTTGAAAGCATTTGGGTCCACGGAGAGTTCTTTCACACGGTTGGCATACCTCAGCGTGTTGAGCGTGTGCTCGTATGACTTCATCCCAGGGGAAATTGTGGCTATCATGCAAGTGCATGAGTTTTCCCCAACGAACGAATCCCTCAACACCTGGGTAAGCTTGCTGGCTCGAAAAGGAGTGTGGCCTTTGTTGCGCCCCAAGGCCCTTATGCATTCTTTCAATGCCAAGAGACTTTTGTTGATCTCTGCTCCCTCCAGCCTGGTTTGCCTGTCCGCACTGGAAGTATCTGCTCCTCTCTCATTGCCAGCCAAGTCAACCAAGGAAAACTTCCCGTACAGTCTCCCTTTCCTCTTGAGGATGATCTGGAAAACAGCGTGGCTTCGTGAGGAATGGGTGTTTGCAGAGGTCTGCCCGGACGTCCGGCACCTGTTCCCTATCTCAATAAGCTTCATTACATTCTCTACGCAAACCACTTCCTGTTCCAGTAACCCAACCACCTGAACCTGTTGGTTGCTGTCCTCCAGCACCTTGAGCGGGTTCTTCCAGTTGAGCAGATCATAGACCTTACCCCAGTAGATCTCGAAGAAAGCCCCAAAGACTTGGAGCTCCATCATCTCGTAAGCAGCCTCCTGCAGCTTGCAGAAAACATCCCTGGCCACCATGGCGTAGATCCCTTTGGAAGACTCCTGGGTTTTGCCGGAGAAGTCACCGCCCATGGTGTGGGTCTTGCCGCTGCCGGTCTGGCCGTAGGCAAAGCAAGTGGCCGTGCCTCCCCGGAAGAGGGTCTCCACCAGCGGCTGGGCCGTGTGCTGGTAGACGCTTTCGTTGGTGGCAGCCTCGTCGAAGGCGCGGTCGAAGCGGAAGGTCTGGTTCTCCAGGTAGCGCGTCAGGTCGAACCTCTGCCTGGCCTCGTGCACCACCACCACATCGGGGCAGGGGATCGTGACCACGTCCAAGTCGGCCTCCCGGTCGTTGAGCGGCCTCTTgcgcacacagacagatatcttgCGGGAgttgccgctgccgccgccgccgccttcagCGGGACAGGCTTGGGCCAGCGGGGCGGGCTCCGCCCCGTCGCGCATCAAAGCGGCTCGATAGCCGTCGATCATGGCGATGGCGTCGGCGCGCACGTGGCCGGCTTCGCGCTGGGCTCGCCGCTCCAGCACCTCCTGGCGACGCTTCTCCCGCCGCTCGCGCAGGCGCTCCACCTCCAGCACGCAGGGGGATTTGTGCCGCGCGCTCGGGCTGGCCCGGCCAGCCGCGGCCACTCTTTTGGGCGCGCGCTCCACGCTGTCCCCGCTCGGCTTCTCCTTCGTGATGGGGGTCACCACGTAGTTGGCAGGGGGGCTGGGGCTGTCCCCTCGCTCCAAGGGCGGGGTGGGGATCCCCGGCGGGGCCAGGTGGGGGTTGAGCGCGAAGGCCAGGCCCAGCTCCACCTTTTTGCCCTTGCTGGCCCCGTTCTCGGCCCACTCCACCGTCACGCTGCTGGAGTCCTCGTGCAGCGCCGTGACCAGGGCTAGGTGAACGCGGCCGTCGCTCCTCTGGATATCCAGAGAGACCCCCACCCGGATGGCCCCGAACTGGCTCGCCATGGCCGGGTGCTCGGGGAGCGGCGAAGGGACCGCCCTCCCAATCCTCGGCAGCAGCGGGAAGCGAGAGAAAGGGCAGGGCGCGCAAGGCCGACGGCCCATGAGGGTTTCTCGACGGTGGGTGCCGGAGCTCCTGCGTCACAAGGGCCTCCTCGGGGTAGCTAAGGCTGCAGGCCTGTGCCTACATGGCGGGCAGGAACCTCACTGAgtgaaagggcggggggggggggctttctacCGTATCAAGACAATGGTGGTTAGCTCCGACCAGCCTTCATATGGCTTTTCCGTACGCTTAATGCAGGGGACCGCGCTGATGAAATTCAGGACTGGTTCCGGACCTCTCGGCAGAGTGGAGGGGATGTGTCCCTCCTGGTTGTCAGAATGATGCCAAGCTGACACGTGCGTCGTCTCGTCCTTGAGGGATTTTCGCATGGCTGCTTCGTGCCTGATCCCGTCAGTTCCAACCACAATGCCTACATACGCAGAAATTGGAGGTGATCTGGTCGAGTCCCTCACATTCAACACAGAAGGGGTTACTTGGGGTAGccagttctgagttgggaaattcttggaggtttgggTGTGGAACCTGGGAAGTGTGGGGGTTGGAGAGAAGAGGGACTAAAGTGAGATTGAATGCCATACAGTCCGTCCTCCAAAACCgctattttctcctggggaaccaGCTGTCCAGGTGCAGTTTCAAGAAATCTCTAGGTCTTGTGCACCATCACTATGTCGGCGCAGGTGATTGTGACCAGCTGCAGTTCCAAGAAATCCCCAGGCctcgcctggaagttggcaactccaaGTCGTTTTTACTTCATGTGGAATGATGGGTTATCTTGGAAGTAAGATTTACTTAAATCCTTTCCAAGCAAACCTTAAACATCCCGATTCCCTTATCAAACAAAAAAGTGCTCCAAGCATTTCAATTAACCACTCAGTCTattaatcaggtttttttttttaaaaaaagaaggaatttaATCAAAAGTGGCATTTAAATTAGTATTGAGTACTGATGACATTGTGGTCAGCAATCTAATCCACTGTTGGTTTGGGGTAATGAATTTAATAGCCCAGTTCTAAGTGTGTTGCTTAAAAATAACCACAGAGTTCAGGGAGCAGGGCTACAGACATTGAATAACCCCACTGAGCAGAGTGGCATTTACTTCCTTGAAAACACATGCATGAGATTTCACTGAAGAGTGCTTAAGAAGTTATATTTAAGTAATAATTGATATGTCTTAAGTAAAAATATTACAAAGGTTTTCAAAGCATTATTTATGAGATATTGTTATGCATATCGAATAATGCTTTGCATATAAATgaggtaatttttaaaagtgtgtttttTAGTGTTAGTCAATTTAGggtatttttgccatcaaggtaCAGCTGATACGtgatgaccccataggattttcaaggcaagagacgtttagaagtggtttaccattatCTGCCTCAGTCTATACATATCTGCGATGTCCTGGATGGGCTCCCGTCCAAATTGTAAAGAGGACCAAATCTTCTGAGCtgctcagatctgatgagattgtgctAGCCTGGCTGTCCTGGTCAGGCAGGGATTGTGAGCTATACAGTGCAGTTTATGCATCCTACTCCTAtgtatactcagaagtaagtcctattgTATTCAAGAGAGCTTGCTCCTaagtaagtgtgcataggattttAGCCTATGAATGTTTATTCAGACTTAAATCctagtttattcatttattcccaGTTAAGGGTTTTTAGGACTTTTTCTCTACGGTGTAAGACTTCACTGGGCTTAGAATGGTGTGTCTTTGTTTAGATATGTTACCTAACGCCCTTCCCCTGAAGAATATATGACCACAAGCTTTTCAAAGacccatatttttatttatttactgacttcATTTATGCCACACCTTTCTGCACAATGTGAAATTAATTTATATCCCTCTCTCTTCCACTATATCATCACAACAGGCctatgaggttggttaggctgagagagtatgactgaCCAAAGGCCACACACCAAGCTTCTGTGGCTAAGTACAGATTTGGACACAGGTCTCCTGGATTGCTCTACTTCAGTCCCGGAAACAGTGTACCCTGCCATTTTCTTAATATGGGATTGGAAGGAAAGATAATTCTAGGCTACCAGGGTGTATTTTGAAGGTTTTGTTTTTCCACAGTGATGGTGAGATCATTGACATACAAAGGGCCCTTGAACTCTATACGTACAGCTGCCCAGCTGAAATATGTAATCAAGACAGACTAAACATAGGAAAAACTTAACTGTTCTAGGTAATCAGTTAGTTAGCTGATAACAGATTTTAAAGGGGCAGGGGTTCACTGTATGCAGCATTGCTGTGAATAATCTGATCTCTCTAATGACTTTTTTGTTTTCTAGCCCAAAGCGTCTACATCAAGGCTGTAGTCCTCTGCACACTGCTGTGGAAATAAACACCATTCATCATGGTGGGAGATAATTCTGAGAAGAGAGGCAGTAGCCTCCGTGCCTCATTTTCTGTAAGATACTAGAATTCTGTACTTTCCCTCGTGATTCAGTTCAAGCTAAATATACTTGCTTGTCTCAAAAACATTTCTGCTGATAATAAATTAGGTATTAAAGTTAATGGGGTCACTACGATTCCACTATGGGAAAAAATTGTCTTAAACGGGAGACTGTCAAAGTAATTGCACAAAAGATTATTCACATGGGCTTTAATAGTGGCCCAAGAGCATCATACTCAGGCACCCAAGtagtctcttcttttttcttggtGGGGGCTTCGTAACAGCTTTGCATCTGTTGTAAATTCATCAGCTTGGGTTTCCCATAGATCAGTGACgtcgaacctttttgagaccgagtgcccaaattgcaacccaaaacccaaatttatcacaaagtgccaacacggcaatttaacctgaatactgaggtttcagtttagaaaaaaacagttggctctgaggcatgtgttactcgggagtaagcttcgtggtagttggtggctctgctttgaagcagccgggcaactcttccaaggggtgaatcacgaccctaggagagtttactcagaagcaagcccctttgccagcaaccgagcttactcccaggtaaaggattgcgctttagctcttcacatgaaaatcagtggggtttaacagcgcttaacagggttacctacactgcttccccaaaactaagacttaggtttaatgctaataatcgagcccagtggcccaggccagtctagatggggggggggggctctgtttgcacgtgcccacagagagggctctgagtgccacctctggcacccgtgccataggttcgccaccactgccatagatctaAGGAGAAGTGGAACTGTGTTCCTTTAACAGGGATGTAATGGAATGTTATATACCAAGTGATATTATGGACTTACAAACTATGAAAAACTTCAGCTATGTGCCTCCATACATTAACCCCCTGTTAAATTGgcagaatctttttttccccaggcctTGTTGGTAATCCTCTCACCAGTGGAAGCTTTTGCTTTCATTGTGTCTCTATATGTACTTGTTGTATTCCTGTCTGACTTATAAAGGTACTCAAACGGTGTCATAGAAATGGATATAAACTTAATTAGCAACCAGAGAGGGGCCTCCTAGATAGGCCAAAATATTATTGGGAAAACGCATGTACATCATTGCTTCCTTTCTTCCAGCAAGAACTGGACTAGGGAGGGAAAGTATGCTACCTGGGAATGAAGTGGGATGTATGGTGTATTTGCTTTGTGGGGTGCTGAGATCAGTTTCTGGCCTCTAGGAGTTAGATAAGAGTACAAAGCGGAATAGCAGCAGAATTATAGATCtgcttttaaaattgtgtttagCTTTTCATGGCACTCCTGTCTTCCCAATGGTGAGCCTTAACAAAAGCTCGGCTGTCAGATCTAAAGGTCAAAATTCATTGGACTGACAGGCGGTAATCCCAGAAAGGAGCCAGAGAGACATTTGAAAATGAATCTTTGTTGGTGATCCTATTCATGTTTCTTTGGAAATCCCATTGAAACTAGTGAGTTTTACACCTAAGAAAATGAAGTTGAGAAGGTCAGAGTGTATGAGTGcaaaactggattttattttagTACTTTGAGGTTTTCCTAGAGTCTTTCAGAGGCAATGACTGAGCCTTTATTACCGTTTTCCAGGGCATATCTGAGATTGTTCCTCAGTTTATGCTGTTTATAAAGGGCTGATAATGTTCAGCCTTGATCTTACAAGAGCGTATGCACACACAAACCTGCAAACATTCTGCAGGAACATATGCATTTCAGGTCTTAGTAATTTAGGAGCAAGATCTATGCAGATACTGCTTTTCATGCAGGTAAGATTGCCTTGCCAGGAGAAATATGTCCTGAACCATTTATAGAGGCTTAATATGCGAGAATGGGCAACTGAAGCTGTTCATGGCATGGACATTAAAAACATTCAttaagtctctgttaaagggacagaccACTCTTTCTCTTCATGAGATTGAGATTAAGGAAGGTGAAAACTTTATTAACAGAAGCCAGGAGTCCATGCATAGGGTGAGAAGACCAGTAAGAGGGACAGCAGAGTGTCTGACTTCGCTAATGAGACTCATCTGAGCGCTATAGCATGTACTCTAAGGCACTGAACAAGACAGCACTCAGTGTCACTAGAGCTCAGGAACTGTTTCCAGGCCCTTGCAGAGGCGACAGAGATGGAAATACTGGCAGAGGAAGAACTACAAAGACAAGAAAGACGGGAAAGTGGGCAGGAGGATATGAGGATATGAAGAAATGGCATGGGAGGCTATGAAGGAAGTGGTCATTGATGACACTCTATTGAGGGGTATGGAATATCATGTGTCCAGACCTGACTCCCTAACCTGAAAGGTGTGTTGCTTGCCAGggacaaatattaaaaatattgcaGATCAGATGCAAAAACTGATCAAACCTGCTGATCATTCCACTTTTGTGACTGTCCACGTGGGAATTAACTACATGAATGTGAACACCATCACAAGTATCAAGGCTGACTGAAATTTTCTGGAGGAAGCTGATGGAAAAGGGGGCACAGGTGGTGTTTTCTTCAATTCTCATCAGAATCAGAGGAAAGTGACAGGAACAAAAGATAATGGAGGTGAATCACTGACTGCTTTGGTGGTATTGTCAGGTGTGATTTGCATTCTAGGACCACAAGATATGTCTTCTGGAAGATGGCCTACTAGCACACAATGGACTTTACCTATCAACGTCGGGGAAGAATGTATTTGGCAGAAATCTGGGGAGATTCATCAGGAGGGATTTCAACTGATACCACAAGGGGAAGGATATGACTTACATAGGTATTTCAGTGAAGAAGTGTGAACAGCAGGGGCTTATCTGGAAAGGCCAGGTCAAATGGAGCTGAAGGTGTGAAGCATCAGGTGACTGTGTCCCAATGCCCAAAGTTTGGGCAATAAAAAGGAAGAGCTTGAGCTTCTAATGCAGACCAGGGATATGATATTAAAGGCATTAGTGAGACTTGGTGGGACGATTCCCATGACTGGAATATAGAAGTGAATAGATatgatttgttaaaaaaaacccaaaagggtTGAAGAGCAGGCAGAGTGGAATTGTATGTGAGGAGAGGGTTTACTTGTCAGGAAATACTAGAGAAGGTGGATGGCAGTCCAGTGGAAGGTATTTAGGTGATAAGGGAAGGACGGACAAGTAATACTGTGATTGAAGTCTGCTACAGACTGCCTGACCTAAGTGATGAGATGGGTGCTGCCCTCCTTGAGCAGCTTGACAGTGTATCCTAGCAACATGAGCTTGTCGTTATAGGTGATTTCAACTTCCCTGATACGTACTTAGAAGCAAACTCAGAAAACATCCAGAGTCATACAATTTCTTGACCTGCCTGACCAACAATGTCCGTTTTCAAATAGTGGAGGAAGCTATGAGGGGCTTGACTTAACATTAACTAACATGCAAGAATTGGTAGATGAGGTGTAGTTGGGGACCTTAGAGGGAAGTAGCCATGTCCttctaaaattcattttgttttggaagACTAGGGAAACTCATAGCCAGATTCGAATCTTAGATTATAATAGGGCAGACTTTAATGAACACAGTGGCATGATGAGACTCCTTCCATGGGCAGGAATGCTGGAAGAGAAAGGGGCAAGTGAAAGGTTGGCCGTTCTGAAATAAgagctcttgcaaactgaagccAAGATGAAAACATGGTAGGAGATCCAAGAAGTCATTGTGGATGGACATAAAAATCCATGTTGagctaaggaagaaaaag of Sphaerodactylus townsendi isolate TG3544 linkage group LG03, MPM_Stown_v2.3, whole genome shotgun sequence contains these proteins:
- the LOC125427869 gene encoding kinesin-like protein KIF2A; protein product: MASQFGAIRVGVSLDIQRSDGRVHLALVTALHEDSSSVTVEWAENGASKGKKVELGLAFALNPHLAPPGIPTPPLERGDSPSPPANYVVTPITKEKPSGDSVERAPKRVAAAGRASPSARHKSPCVLEVERLRERREKRRQEVLERRAQREAGHVRADAIAMIDGYRAALMRDGAEPAPLAQACPAEGGGGGSGNSRKISVCVRKRPLNDREADLDVVTIPCPDVVVVHEARQRFDLTRYLENQTFRFDRAFDEAATNESVYQHTAQPLVETLFRGGTATCFAYGQTGSGKTHTMGGDFSGKTQESSKGIYAMVARDVFCKLQEAAYEMMELQVFGAFFEIYWGKVYDLLNWKNPLKVLEDSNQQVQVVGLLEQEVVCVENVMKLIEIGNRCRTSGQTSANTHSSRSHAVFQIILKRKGRLYGKFSLVDLAGNERGADTSSADRQTRLEGAEINKSLLALKECIRALGRNKGHTPFRASKLTQVLRDSFVGENSCTCMIATISPGMKSYEHTLNTLRYANRVKELSVDPNAFKQFHRIVPRSVCQLDDLAKPWPIESLPETDEFKVFCVQKEGQVSPQSLTFVRRSKDQKKRKGVDERILVEDRKESLQWLKAFLHMAEKIEYDMDFYAAQFESVLAQKIAVLSEIQDQLKSFRSNLHNEELGNGHIVMKKSRIL